From a single Ascaphus truei isolate aAscTru1 chromosome 2, aAscTru1.hap1, whole genome shotgun sequence genomic region:
- the LOC142488790 gene encoding uncharacterized protein LOC142488790 yields MEQVSSPGSASSTLLEEHHGDEDDEYDEDDATEETEIQSCDHEEVPIETVVPPNRPSTSTYDAIVASEGKIVDAENRRHSDMMTVLERMIGLQEETVSQLAHLHRVFIEVPKQLQKINTSFEALVVQQTQANYWRMTNVPQFNTSQPGSVHAGQFSPHSSDIHSPGPNVTGQVADIAVQVPDDILPLPSVQIQQQTPTKEATKTKQDTHETDQPSLVQCLPTCSHVSLGTSPVREQSLPKSPVGESLPKSPVGESLPKSPVGESLPKSPVGESLPKSPVGESLPKSPVGESLPTSPVGESLATSPVGESLATSPVGEQSLATSPAREVPEATQSGSVVPKVGGKRKRKIQETTSRPVTRSQKEQKK; encoded by the exons atggaacaagtgtcttcacctgggtcagccagctcaacactactagaag aacatcatggtgatgaggatgatgagtatgatgaggatgacgccacagaagagactgaaatacaatcatgtgaccatgaagaggtgccaatagaaactgttgtaccgccaaatcgtccatcaacttccacatacgatgcaattgtagcttcagagggaaaaatagtggacgcagaaaatcgtcgccattcagacatgatgacagtgctggaaaggatgattggactgcaggaagaaacagtatcacaattggcacatctccacagagtcttcattgaagtgcctaaacagttgcaaaaaatcaacacctcattcgaagcattagttgttcagcaaacacaagctaattactggagaatgactaatgtaccacaattcaacacctcccagccaggatctgttcatgcaggtcagttttcaccacattcatctgatattcattcaccaggcccaaatgttaccggtcaagtagcagacattgctgtgcaggttcctgatgacatcctaccgctgccatctgtacaaattcagcagcagacacctacaaaggaggcgacaaaaacaaaacaagacacacatgaaacagaccaaccatcacttgtgcagtgtctaccaacttgctcacatgtgtcactgggcacaagccctgtccgtgaacagtcactacccaaaagccctgtaggtgagtcgctgcccaaaagccctgtaggtgaatcgctgcccaaaagccctgtaggtgagtcgctgcccaaaagccctgtaggtgaatcgctgcccaaaagccctgtaggtgaatcgctgcccaaaagccctgtaggtgaatcactgcccacaagccctgtaggtgagtcactggccacaagccctgtaggtgagtcactggccacaagccccgtaggtgaacagtcactggccacaagccctgcccgtgaagtgccagaggccactcaaagtggctctgttgtgcctaaagttggtggcaaaagaaaaaggaaaattcaagagacaacaagcaggcctgttactcgctcgcaaaaggaacaaaaaaaataa